TCTCTGTGTCGGCCAAAGACGTTGAGAGGACAGACATGAAGGCCAAGCAGACGCCGCTTCGGAGGTTTCTATCGCATGTTATTACACTGACACGAGAGAACACTCGATCACACGTAATATGGCAGTgatgcccctagtggacaccaggagaattacacgtattaactccataatacagcagtgagcccctagtggacaccaggagaattacacgtattaactccataatacagcagtgatgcccctagtggacaccaggagaattacatgtattaactccataatacagcagtgagcccctagtggacaccaggagaattacacgtattaactccataatacagcagtgatgcccctagtggacaccaggagaattacatgtattaactccataatacagcagtgaagcccctagtggacaccaggagaattacacgtattaactccataatacagcGGTgaagcccctagtggacaccaggagaattacacgtattaactccataatacagcagtgatgcccctagtggacaccaggagaattacatgtattaactccataatacagcagtgaagcccctagtggacaccaggagaattacacgtattaactccataatacagcagtgatgcccctagtggacaccaggagaattacacgtattaactccataatacagcagtgagcccctagtggacaccaggagaattacacgtattaactccataatacagcGGTgaagcccctagtggacaccaggagaattacacgtattaactccataatacagcGGCGAtgccctagtggacaccaggagaattacacgtattaactccataatacagcagtgatgcccctagtggacaccaggagaattacacgtattaactccataatacagcagtgaagcccctagtggacaccaggagaattacatgtattaactccataatacagcagtgatgccCCTACGTTTAATACAGACCCATTATTGAAGCTGCGGATGAACTTACAAGGACTCACACGCTTGCCTCAATCTTTACCATATGCATGAACACAAACATGCCTATTGTGATGTCCAAAGGTTAACCTTCATTGATTTGACTGAATCATTTCGCCAGTGCCATGTAGCACAAGACGGCTCCTCACCTCCCCTGCTTTGGGGAGGCTTTTGTCTGACTCAACAGTTATAACCTATACCTCTGAATCCTAATGAGCGTCCAGAGCGCCGCAGTCATCTCATTATGTGCAGCATATCATAAAGCTCCTCATTATACTACTttgcctccctctgtctcctcttgCCAGGCTTCGCACGTAATCTATCCgaggggacggatgccaattacACCGAGTACGTTGCCACGAGGTGGTACCGCTCTCCGGAGCTCCTGCTCGGGTACGTCCACAAGTGTTTTGGGCCCCGTCGGCAGTATAATTAGAAGtaagaaatatattttccttTACGTATTGGCCTCTCGTCCACACGGAAATGGAGCATGGTTTGACGAGAGACGTTTTGAAGGATTGAGTTGGCGGAATTGTGGTCTTCGGAAGAGttgttttctcatagacgtctatgggagcagaggagtcgccccctgttgGTCattacagagaagtagagtcatttcctcatagacgtctatgggagcagaggagtcgccccctgctggtcattacagagaagtagagttgtttcctcatagacgtctatgggagcagaggagtcgccccctgctggtcactacagagaagtagagtcatttcctcatagacgtctatgggagcagaggagtcgccccctgctggtcactgcagagaacgCAGCTTTTAAGACTCTTCCTCATTAGCTTCACTGTTCAGACCCAGAGGTCGTCTCTTGGTCGTAAAGAGAAGCAGCTTTAAAAAAGAGGGAGATCCTTCATATCTGTGGAATTAGCATTAGTtgttattttttagtttttcttaacACCGCCACTGAGCTTGTTCAGAATCTTCCCCTCAGGACAGAATTCCAATTTAAAACATGGAAGAAAATATCAGTATTTTCGCCTCGGAGCAAACCTCTCATCCGTTTTCGTGGCTATTCTCACGCCGGACCTCCACCGCCAAACCCCCCCCTTTTGCATGTGTGGTCCCAGGGCTCCGTACGGGAAGGCCGTGGACATGTGGTCGGTGGGCTGCATCTTGGGGGAGCTGAGCGACGGGCAGCCTCTGTTCCCGGGAGAGAGCGAGATCGACCAGCTCTTCACCATCCAGAAGGTCCTGGGACCCCTCCCGCCGGAGCAGATGAAGCTCTTCTACAACAACCCTCGCTTCCACGGGCTGCGGGTAACGCCGAGCTGACTCactcctcgccccccctccgcTCTGCTCCACCTTCCCCTCCACCTCACTGTCGTTGCAACCTCCTTCCGTCTCCCTCGGCTTGCCTcgtttgttttctgtctctgctcgtttcctcctctcctcgctgAGTCGGCTCTGCCGTGACCGATGGCATCGCAGTGACTCATGCTGTGTCATGCATCCTGTGCGCtctgtgaggtggggggggtgggggggtaccAGCCTTCCTTCCCTTCGCCTCCCGCCCACGCCGCAGAATATATATTAGTTTTCAAACTGCCCTTCTGTGAATAGCTGACAGAGTGAAGACCCACTAATGATAATGCTGCTTTTAATGTCTTGTGGTGTGGAGCTTATATAACTATAACTACTAACTATAAAACAGGCGATGAACCAACAAAACAACCAACAGGAAACAAATTGttagtttttttgtcattcTGATCCAATTTTGTGTGACAGTTACTAAACAACTAATGCGACTAAACCGACAGGTTCATTCCGTCTTAGGCGCTTCCGTATTGGCTGAACTCAGCAGAACTGCACATTGATAGTTTGTATTTGTGCTGTAGGTCGAACACTGGAGTTATTTGTGTCACTTCTGATTAATGCCTTTGCTCTGATATTTGAGCTTCAATCGGTTTGTTTTCACGTTCATCTGGCCGAGGAGGAACGCTTCTCTGACTCACATTTCAGTTCGACTAGTTTGGAGTTTGAAAGGTCGGATGCAAAAGCTGAGGCTTCCCGGTCACAGAGAATTGGCTTCATGGCGAAGGAAGACACGTCTTGTCCTCAGCAGTCGAATGAACATTGTCTGAATTTTCTTTAATGAAGGAGAAGGAATTGGAGCTTCacacatcttttattttttaatgttttttaatagAAACTTATCTTTAAATGCAGTTTCCTTCAACTTCAACTTCATTGCCTTTTACGCAATCAAACTTATTTTTGTGTCCGTACGAGTCGCCCCCTTGTGGCCGGTAGAGAGAACGAGAATGAGACCAAACGTTCCATCAACAGCGTGTGTGACACAAAAAGAAGCAAAGGGAATGTTGATCCTTCAGATCAATGGGATTAGGGATTACGCCGTTCTTTGCCGCACGCGGGTCATGCAGTGTGGGACTAGCGCCGGTCCCGCCTTTGTTCTCCACTCTCGGGCTCCACTCGGTAACTTGGTTACAGCCGGTCGTGACTACAAAACTGCAGCCGTCAGTGAAACGGTGTGAGTCAGTGGTCGGCGGTTCGcgcggaggagcagcagcgtcTGCAGGGAAGCACTTAAGAAGAAGACGCCGACGCCGCCGTAACGCCGCTACGGCAGCATCACTGCAACATGCAAAGGAACAGAAGGATTATTAGTAAAGAGGAGAAGCACATCAAGACACTACAGCAACTAAACCCATTCATTtgaccattcattcattcattcatttgaccattcattcattcgttaATACGCCTGGgacaaatgacacaaatgaaACAGGTAGTAAATGTAAACCAGATATTTGGGATTATTGGCGCCTTCTTTTTCTGTTAAAGATTAATAATTAAACCCATTAACTAATGTTAAACTAGCAGTTCATTACTCATTACTACGCCGACCTTCCTCTCAACACAGCAGCGATTATTTAACCATTTAACGACCCGTGAacatttgatgttgtttttctaaTCCTTCCTTTAGTTCCCTGCGGTGAATCACCCCCAAACGTTGGAGCGGAGGTACCTGGGCATCATCGGCGGAGCGCTGCTGGACCTGCTGAAGGTTCGGGACCCAccgatattttgtattttaatgcgTCCGCCTCTTATCTGAGACGCTCACCCGCGTCGACATCTGACACCCGCACCGTTACCTCGGCGCCGGTCGCTCCGCGTCGCCTCCTCGTCGCTCTGCGGCATCTTGTCGGCTCGCATGCTGCCGTTATTGCTGTAAACACGAGCTCCGTGTCAAGAATGTGGGCCGCGCGGAGAGAATGACTCACTGCAAACATAATGTCATCTCCGGGCCCGTCCCTCTCGCCTCTAATCAGGCCTCCTCGAGTGGAGCGCCGACATCGATCTGACGCGACGTGTTCTCTGCTTGCTGACAAATAGTTCTTAAAGAAACTTAAGTATTTTGTTTTCAGTGCAGTAATGCAGGCGTCCATTGTTCCTCGGAGACAGGTCATTAAACATGTTTGTCcaactgaggggaaaaaaatgtcacaaacCGCATTTCACATCATCGTTTCTCGCGACTCTTGAGACCCAATTAAGCGTCGCGCGGCGGGCGTGTGACATTTCGGATAATGGCGACGGCGCGTCAGAGCTGCTCGCGAGGACTCACGGCGTTCGTCTCCGTCCGGCagagcctgctgctgctgaacccCACGGAGCGCTTCCTCACCGAGCAGAGCATCAACCACCACGCCTTCCAGAGCCTGCGGCTGGTGGAGCGGCCCGGCCCGCCCACTCCCACACCTGTGCGCTCCTCCAAGAGGAAACCTCACCATGGAGACAACACCACCCCCAGCAGGTCAgcacggaggagccgggcctcTCCCGCTTCTGCAGAGGCAGAAGTTAAtgcgattttcttttttttcttctcatgcaAATGTGAACGATTGTTTGCAGTCACCGACCCCCCCCGAGGGTTATTATCTGCTGCAGTAATGACATTTGTGCAGAATGTGTTCGTTAGGGGACTCCGATATTTCACACCTCAAAGTAGATTACACAGGTTGTCACAATGTAATGTCTGGAGCTCAATGTAACTGATATGagacttaaaataaatagaagATTAACTAGAAGAGCAGACCTCCACCAAGGCAAACACTCTGACTCACTTTATTTAGGGAAGTGAAACATAAAGGTTGAAGTTCTTCCTTTGCCCGCGCTATTAAACAGACTCGCCGTCTGATTTGTTCTTTCATTGGAAACTCTTGCAGGTACTTTAAAGCAGGCtgtgaaagaaggaaaaaacacattttccatcAAGAAAAGCTTTGCAATCTTGTGTATTGCATCTTCAATGTAGTTTACACTTGTAAGAGCAGTGGCCCTAAGATTGATCCCTGTGGAACACCACATGAGAATACTCATATCGCTGAATATTGAGGTCCTTTTTACCTGCTCTTGCGCAGGAGCCACGGAGGAAAGACTTCAGGAGGCCAccgctccagcagcagagagtgCTCCAGCTTGCCCCGGCACGAAGACCTCCACCCCAACAACGACGGCTTCCTCAAAGGCAACATGCCCACGGCGATCAACCTCAGCCCCACCCTGCACCCCAAGAACTACCAGCCGCAGATCTTCAACCATGCCACCTCGTGCAACGTGGACCTGGCCAGCGGCAACCTGCCTCACCTGCTCAGCCCCGGCGAAGCCAAGAGCAAGGGCGACCCGGGGTCCAAGGCGGCCGACGGCCCGGGAGCCAAGTACCTCAAATCCAACTTCCGTTCACAGCAGAACCGCCATTCTTTCGTGGAGGGGAAGACCAACACGCTCCAGTCGGGGGAGAAACACGGCCGGCGCTACATGGAGTCCCACGGCTCCACGCCGCCCTGCAAGTTCTCATACCTTAACTTGTCCAAGAGCTATGGGACGCTCAGCGACGCCAAGTCGGTGGGGAACCTGAACGACGTGCACCTTTATGCCGACGAGCCCACGTCTCGCTACTTCCCCTCGAGCTGTCTGGACCTCACGGCGCCGAGCAGCCCGGCGGCCCGCCGCGCCGACAGGCTGGCACCCGGCGCCCCCGGCCGAGGCAGCACGCGCTCGGAAAGAGAGAGCAACACGCTGGACTCGTCCTACAGACGCTCCTCCGCTCGCCACAAGTCCTCGGAGGAGGCCAAGTCTCCGGACGCCCTGGACCCGGGGGAGGGCGCTGTGGACCGGAGCCACGCCCACTCCCTCTCCGCCCCTCTGCCTTACGGCCAGGGATACACCAgccccttctcctcccagcAGCGGCCGCACCGCCACTCCATGTACGTGCGGCGGGACCACCAGAGGACGCACGCGGCGGAGGAGGGGCTGGCGGTGGGGCAGGGCATGCCCACCAGGGCCAGCAGCCTCCAGCTCCTGTCTCCGCAGCTGCAGCACCGCACGCTGCCGCGCCACTCGGGGGGCTCCTTCAGGGACGAAGACAAGAGCAGGGTCAGTCCTCAGAACCCCACCCGAAGGGAAGCCTTCAGCCCACACCATGCTAACCATATCAAAAGCCCACGCCGGGCCGTGTGGGATCACTCGGCCTCCATGTTTATTTGATATTGGTTTTTGCAATGATATTGAAAACATAATTCAGGCAGAATCACAGGTTTGTAGGACCAGCAGGGAGTAACAGACCCTCGTCAGGATGTGCAGCCAATCAATGTACCTGTTTATTTATATACACTGTATAATCACATatggtgtgtgtatatatatgtagcgtgtgcgtgcatgcatttGTGCAGCGGCGAGCTCACGTCATGCTTCACCGTGTCTTCATTAACAGAGCGATCAGGCCGCCGCCGAGGTCGCCCACAGCAGACCCCCCATAAGGGACCCCGCCAGGGACAACGCCGCGTCTTTTCACACGCAGCGGCAGAAAAACGAGGTCCGACATTCTGCCTGCACCACCATTCCCCACCCACATCCAGTCCTTTCCCAGAGAGCGCGGATGTGGGTGGATGCTGCTGTCATgaactgctctctctctctctctccgtgcaTCAGATGCCTCTTCATTTTCTCTGTGTGCTTTGCTTCCCCTTTTTTAATGTGACTACTTAATGACTTGAGTCAAGCTCGTCAtccaaagaaagacaaaacaaaacagctcaCGTCCTCTGCAGATTTATTACAATAACAACTAGTTGTGAATCAGTAAGCCCTCTTTTTTTATCGTCTTTTCTTTAAGGTGAACAAAAACAGCCATCAGCTCAGGTAGGAGGTTTTGGGGCTTCTGATCTGACCGGCTCTTCCTCTGTTGTGACTCAAGGTCGGTATATACCATGAGCAGCAAACGGAAGACGGGGGCTCGTCCAAGGAGAACCGCAACATCTACAGCGAATCCATGCCGAGGAGGGTGGGCAGCTTCTACAGAGGTGGGTTTAGTCACGTCTCTCTTTCACATTCCGCTATCACTGCATGAACCCACTTTAGAGATGTGGTGTGAGGAACTCCTTTGGATCTGTGAGCGTTGGCCCTCGGCTACTTGGGTCCCTAACGCGTCTTTGGTAACCGTTTTCCTAATTTAAAGGGACCCATTGAATTATCTTAGAAGGGGAATCACTTGTGCAGCGGTTGAGTTCATGGTGATTGAAGAGCACGAGGAGAAGACTGAGTCTTTCTAATCACATTATTGAACATCTCCGTGTCCAAAAGGCCAGAAacgtttgtttattttacacgTGAGGGAAAGTGAATCTGTTGTGTTTGTCGAACAGTCCCGTCCCCCCGGCCCGACAACTCCTTCCACGACGGCAGAGGGCCGAGCCGGAGCTCGGGCGACGGTTTGACCAACCACTCCAAACGGCAGCCGGCATTCGATCCCTGGTAATTACCTCCTAAAATAAAAGATCTGCCCTCCAcggaggcagagacagagagacatgaGAGAGAAAAGACTCTGGTGGTCTATTTTTATGCctgatataaaatgttttttttctcatttgtccATAACTTTCACTTTTTGTTCTTGTAATACTACCTTTGCCCATAAGAGGCAGTAGTGCACCACAAGCCCGTGTTCTAAAATAGGGTTAAAAGCGTTTGTTTACCCCAGCAACAGATtagaacaggggtctcaaactccggccccCCGGCATACCGTCAGCGCTGCCCCCACCGAatctgaaatgagtttgacacccctggatTAGAGCAGCGTCCTCCGGTTCTGCTGACGGGAAAGTGTTgttaaagctgcgttctctctagtgaccagcagggggcgacttctcTGGTCCCATAggagtctatgagaaaatgcttctctcttgatttattctctGACAAATTGGTTCCCCGTGCATTGCTCACACTACAACAGCGGCCTCAGCAGAAGTCTCCGGGTGTCACTGGGAGTGGAAACGCGTGGGGGACGTCTTTAGTCCGGACATCACGCTCAGCAGACCTTTTCGTCTCTTGCCTTTTTTCAGGACTGGCCCGGACACGGTGGTGCTGAACCCCTCCGAACCGtccaaagagaaggagaagcagggtTTCTTCAGagcaatgaagaagaaaaagaaaaaatctcaaATGGtaacttgtgtgtttggagggaAAGCTTTCGCCAGGACGCCGTCTCTCACGCACGAGGTGTCAACACGTCGTCTGTGAGGCTGCGTATCTACTATGTTTTATAAATCTTTCACGGGACATCGGGGATGTTCTGAAGTGTGTGAGGTTCTTCTCCACGTGTCGCCACAGCAGACGGAGCAGAGGGTGCTGCTGTGAACGCAGTTTAGACGCGCAAAATGACAAGCGGAGTTGTTTGTTCACTCAAACTGATGTAGACGGTTTTAGGTTCTTAACTACGTCCACGGCAGAACTTTGCTCCACCTACTGCAGGAACACACAGACTCTGTGGAGAAGAACCTCACACACATGCTGCCATTCATCATCATGCCTTCTTGTTGCCGTCATGTTGCTTCTGCATTACAGATGCGAGGCCTCCCATCATCAAGAAATGTCTTTTCCCGCTGTTTAGCCCGAAGAACGGCAGAACGCCGCTCACCTCCTCacgccgcccgccgccgcccgcATTAACCACGAACGACCCGCTTTGCTGATTCATTTtaagctttttcttttcagggGGTTTTGCCGTCACGGCTTTATGAGAACGGGGGACGAAATGTATCTACTCAAAACGAGTTGTCAACACCAACGAGTGAGACCAGTGTTTACGGGAAGTATCCGTCAATAAACACACATCTATTGGTTTTTAACCTGAACTGTGACATGAATGGATCCAGctggttgtgtgtatttttggggGGCTTGGTTGTAAtttggagccccccccctcccctcaaagTGTGCAGCTTCCCCTGATTTCATTGCACAGGAGAGTCCCATTTTCAAAATTGTCAAAAACCTGACTTCAGCAGGAAAACAGGTGCTTGAGGGCcccatcttcccctcacccGTTCTATTTATACACGCCGGTCTGTTGGGACGCCGAGAGGGGGGGTTTAACGCTGAtgacacaacacaaataaaatgcaatCTGGAGCGGGAGGAGGCAGGCAGTGAGACGCTGGGCTGGTGGGATAACTGTGTTTGCTGCATGAAGAGCAGATCATCCGTAAACCCTGCAGTCGGTGGGGAAGAGCGGAGTCCCTCGGATCGGCGAACGCTTCCGTTTTTCTTAGTTTTTTAATGACTCCACTGCACCAAACCAGGCTCATCACCAACGATGAATTCAGACTCACGTTGTTGGTAAATCAACACGTGTGAAGGAGGAATGTCCTTAAGTTTCCTTAAGGACATTCTTGCGATGCCGTATTTGGTCAATTGTAGCGAAAAGTCAGATTAAAAATGTCTCTTCAAACTTTGGTCGTTGATGATAACATGTTCTGTTCTAAAATCAAGACCATTTACTTCTGATTGCAAAGTATAATTTGATTTGGTCAAAAACTGCAGGAATAATAAACGACAAGCGTCCTGacaggctttaaaaaaagaaacaaaagaactgtttttaaaatgtttctttctaaagttttgactttttgtttttgcaaattgTTGGATTTTTTCTCTGATGATGAAGTTACAATTTTTATCTAACATAAACCCCCCCGGCCCCAGATCACCACCTTTTGACCAAAAGTACAGTGGCCGAAATACGACGGCGGAACCCTGTCATTGTTGGGTTGTAATAGACGGGTAATACAAAGTGTAGAACAAACATGCTACATTTACAAGAGACAAATAACCTTGTTGTGGTTCTCGAGGTTCAGTAGAAACCTTGAGACGCCTCACAAGGTGACACAAGG
This Gasterosteus aculeatus chromosome 8, fGasAcu3.hap1.1, whole genome shotgun sequence DNA region includes the following protein-coding sequences:
- the LOC120823838 gene encoding cyclin-dependent kinase-like 5 isoform X2; this encodes MKIPDIGDVMNKFEVLGIVGEGAYGVVLKCRHKDTNEIVAIKKFKDSEENEEVKETTLRELKMLRTLKQENIVELKEAFRRRGKLYLVFEYVEKNMLELLEELPNGVATDKARSYIYQLIRAIHWCHKHDIVHRDIKPENLLISGEDVLKLCDFGFARNLSEGTDANYTEYVATRWYRSPELLLGAPYGKAVDMWSVGCILGELSDGQPLFPGESEIDQLFTIQKVLGPLPPEQMKLFYNNPRFHGLRFPAVNHPQTLERRYLGIIGGALLDLLKSLLLLNPTERFLTEQSINHHAFQSLRLVERPGPPTPTPVRSSKRKPHHGDNTTPSRSHGGKTSGGHRSSSRECSSLPRHEDLHPNNDGFLKGNMPTAINLSPTLHPKNYQPQIFNHATSCNVDLASGNLPHLLSPGEAKSKGDPGSKAADGPGAKYLKSNFRSQQNRHSFVEGKTNTLQSGEKHGRRYMESHGSTPPCKFSYLNLSKSYGTLSDAKSVGNLNDVHLYADEPTSRYFPSSCLDLTAPSSPAARRADRLAPGAPGRGSTRSERESNTLDSSYRRSSARHKSSEEAKSPDALDPGEGAVDRSHAHSLSAPLPYGQGYTSPFSSQQRPHRHSMYVRRDHQRTHAAEEGLAVGQGMPTRASSLQLLSPQLQHRTLPRHSGGSFRDEDKSRVGIYHEQQTEDGGSSKENRNIYSESMPRRVGSFYRVPSPRPDNSFHDGRGPSRSSGDGLTNHSKRQPAFDPWTGPDTVVLNPSEPSKEKEKQGFFRAMKKKKKKSQMVPSGGVDGVLQKSSRSSGHQSSRHRTRDKSRDRDQDRDKDWPPEKMSDSHISSQPLRSLRKLLHLSSSSSNQASQPDPRYQPLPNPASSGQGGFPEGRGHQGVGTPQLKSRQAAYAMPGQLEAGWHPSAMGRPEGNPYPEQMGIKGGQNGHGFGRPSRSRVPNLNDLKETAL
- the LOC120823838 gene encoding cyclin-dependent kinase-like 5 isoform X1, whose product is MKIPDIGDVMNKFEVLGIVGEGAYGVVLKCRHKDTNEIVAIKKFKDSEENEEVKETTLRELKMLRTLKQENIVELKEAFRRRGKLYLVFEYVEKNMLELLEELPNGVATDKARSYIYQLIRAIHWCHKHDIVHRDIKPENLLISGEDVLKLCDFGFARNLSEGTDANYTEYVATRWYRSPELLLGAPYGKAVDMWSVGCILGELSDGQPLFPGESEIDQLFTIQKVLGPLPPEQMKLFYNNPRFHGLRFPAVNHPQTLERRYLGIIGGALLDLLKSLLLLNPTERFLTEQSINHHAFQSLRLVERPGPPTPTPVRSSKRKPHHGDNTTPSRSHGGKTSGGHRSSSRECSSLPRHEDLHPNNDGFLKGNMPTAINLSPTLHPKNYQPQIFNHATSCNVDLASGNLPHLLSPGEAKSKGDPGSKAADGPGAKYLKSNFRSQQNRHSFVEGKTNTLQSGEKHGRRYMESHGSTPPCKFSYLNLSKSYGTLSDAKSVGNLNDVHLYADEPTSRYFPSSCLDLTAPSSPAARRADRLAPGAPGRGSTRSERESNTLDSSYRRSSARHKSSEEAKSPDALDPGEGAVDRSHAHSLSAPLPYGQGYTSPFSSQQRPHRHSMYVRRDHQRTHAAEEGLAVGQGMPTRASSLQLLSPQLQHRTLPRHSGGSFRDEDKSRSDQAAAEVAHSRPPIRDPARDNAASFHTQRQKNEVGIYHEQQTEDGGSSKENRNIYSESMPRRVGSFYRVPSPRPDNSFHDGRGPSRSSGDGLTNHSKRQPAFDPWTGPDTVVLNPSEPSKEKEKQGFFRAMKKKKKKSQMVPSGGVDGVLQKSSRSSGHQSSRHRTRDKSRDRDQDRDKDWPPEKMSDSHISSQPLRSLRKLLHLSSSSSNQASQPDPRYQPLPNPASSGQGGFPEGRGHQGVGTPQLKSRQAAYAMPGQLEAGWHPSAMGRPEGNPYPEQMGIKGGQNGHGFGRPSRSRVPNLNDLKETAL